Below is a genomic region from Rosa chinensis cultivar Old Blush chromosome 5, RchiOBHm-V2, whole genome shotgun sequence.
GCTCATACTCGATGGTTGTTTCTTAATAGAATTATTTCGGAAGGCACCTTCTGAGCATGCAGATCGACAAGATAAAGACGACCCTATCTTCAACATGCCTTGTATGCTCGAATACCTGTACCATGATCTTCTGTTGCTAGAAAATCAGCTACCTTGGTTTGTGCTCGAGTCTATCTATAACCTAATTGAGGATGGTAGCCCTATAGCACCCCTCAGTCAAGTAGTAATAGACTTCTTCAAAAATTCAGTGGCTGAACCTAAAATTTTTAGCTATCCCAATCCCAAGTCTCCCAAGGTTGAGATTCTTCACATACTTGATCTGATAAGAACTTCCCTCGTTCATGACCATCTGGAACATGCAAACCAACAGAAGACCCCGGCATCAAAGTTGGTAAACCACTTGCCACAGAGGATACCTAGTGCTGCTGCTCTTTCAGAGGCGGGAGTTAAATTTAGAGAGGGCCCCTCAGGTTGCATATTGAACATAACGTTCAAAGGTGGCGTTTTCACCATTCCTCCTCTGGCTATCGATGAAAGGACAGGTCCTATGTTCAGGAACCTTATGGCCTACGAACAGTGTTATGGCAGTTGCAAGcacatgataacatcctacgcgGTTTTGATGGATAACCTCATCGATACGAACAAGGATGTGGATCTTCTATGTGAAAAACATATACTAGCCAACTGGTTGAGTGCCGATGATGCTTCGAAGTTCTTCAACGATCTATACAATGACACCACAGTCATTGACTATGTCTACAAGGGAGTTTGCGATGAAGTGCATTCATATCGCAAAGTACCATGGCACAAGTGGAGAAAGAAATTGAAACGTGATTATTTTGAAACACCATGGTCTACTACCTCTTTTATTGCAGCTTTTGTCCTCCTGGTCCTTACCTTCTTGCAGACCATATACACACTCGAACCGTACTATCATCCCCGGCCCGCTCATGAATAATGTTGGATGTCAGCTATATGTTTCATTCTATTATGTTGTTTccctttcattttctttcaagcTAACAAAATAAGGCTTGGCCATGGGATTTGTAAACTATTTTGATGTTGATACATTATATAATTGCTTTTTTTAAtacattatatatttttttaataaaaaatcagGCTTGGCCATTGGATATGTAATATATTTTGATGTTGATACATTATATAATTGTTTTTTATATACATTATCTATTTTTTTGTCTAATACAAAATAAGGCTCGGCTATTGGATATGTAATATGTTTTGATGTTGATACATTATCTATTTTGATGAATCTCGACGAAATGAGAATAATTTATTTGAATAAAAGGGAAATAAATTACATAGATGgggcttttcaaaaaaaatacataGATGGGGAACTATACCAAACCTCTCAACAATATCAACAGAAACGGAAATTAAGAAGACCCATTCGGTTCTGATTACAAAAACTATGAATGATAGGTGAAACCAAAACCCACGAAACTAAACCTGagaaaataatttcaaaattgcTAGTGCGTCTGCGACTTAATTCTCTTCACGAAATATAGGAGTAGAACAAAATTGCATTAGTGAAATACGATGCAAACAATTAACCCATTCCACATGAAGTTTCCAAGGTACAAGATGAGGATATTGAAAGAAATTGAGAACAAGTGTAGAGTCCACTTCCAATCATATGAATCACGATGttgttcgtgaatgtatatggctgaAGTCcgtaattatgcatgttcgaagaACTTggggtttgaagtctaccacagatgagcctttgagcatttatgaggataatgctacttgcattgagcaaatgaagtaaGCACATATCGCCAATTTTTctataattagcaacaacagaatCTTCTTAAGATCAAGTTGAACCAAGTTCGATCTGAGAACAATGTGGCTGACTTATTAAGTCATTACCCAAGTTCACTTTCGAGAAGCATGTAAAGAGCATTGGAATGCGTAAACTACCCAAACTCCTATAATTGTAGCAATCATGGGGAGATCTtgatatcagggggaggtatgatgccTACATATTTGATCTCGAATAGTGAATAACGTGTTGTACTATTTTTCTCCTCCcgaaggttatttttgtcctactTGATTTTTAGTACTCATGCAatatttttaacgaggcaacactAGAAGAGCCAAGATGTCAGATGACATCATGTTTGGACGGCACAAGGAGCGTGTTAAAGGATATTCAATTTATGTGTGCCTTACTAAACTAGGATTAATTTTCattgttgtaataggagaagattACTCTAGATTCCTAGTCTTAATTAGAATATGATTTCTTATACTCAAATGATTGTACTTgtatcctctatatatagaggcttgTTGAAGGATATTCGATTTatgtgtgccttatcaaattAGGATTACTTTTCAttattgtaataggagaagatgGTTCTAGATTCCTAGTTTTAATTATAATAGGATTCCATGTAATCAATGGTTATGTACTTATATCCTCTATAGATAGAggcttctattatcaatgaaagatataattcattctctcaattctctctacaatctcttttcctaaaacacgttatcaccACGAGCCTTAACCCTGAATCAGAAGCCAAAattccccttttcttcttctctgagccgtgaaaccctagaattagCCTAGGACCCACCACCTTTGTGTCGTGCACCACCGTCCTGTGCACCGCCACCACCGCTCATGCGCACTACTTTGGAGAAGATtacaagaagaacaagaaaaccaaGCATCAAGAAAGcaccaagtaagttttaaaaTTAAAGTTCCTACTTTCTGTATttaaattcttcttctttttctttggggaCTTCCAAAATCGGTTCTTCTAcctcccacctttcttataatgtGGGATTTCataaaagccgaactgtgggggtttgtgctTCTCCAAAGAAGAGGCTCGTTGAGAAATTAAATTTGCTACGAACAAGTGTTTTGTGAGCATTAAAATTTGACGACCATTCAAAACATCATTgctttggtctaatccaaatttcttggaaaataTTAGTTGTCATGGAAGTATTTAATACTCCAAAACTAATTTATCCTCCTTCGTTTTTAGAATGTTGAATACAAACATGCAAAAACTCAATTTCACTAAACTAAATTTGAATGACGTTGGATATCACCGATAGGTGAATGACTTCGAGAATCACCTTACTGCCAATGAGATTCTATGGAGTAGAGCTGACAGATCAATatttaattgagaaaactctttTAATATTCCTTGTTTCTACATTACTGGTTTCAAAGCAATATAAGCTTGAACATAATGCTAAACAAAATCaagaggtttcatcagcttatcattGCCATGTCAGTttctgagaaacatgataacatactcgtgaagaactataattcaaggcccattggaactaagagcgttcataagGTGAATTATAGTTGCGCACctaaaagagggcgcaaggagtgGAACCCTAAGGTAAAGGGATATCAATCtagacgtatgggtccatataaccaccGTACAAAGGAAGGAAATCTTCATAATAATGTGCGAACACATGGCAACGTTGGCCAGAGTGGAAGAGGCAAAGCCGGCGTTGCCGGCCGTTGTGGCACAGCCACTGTTGATACGGTGTGAGTGGACGTCTTAATGCACAAGGTGCATCTCAATTAAAAGGTGATGTATGCTATAGATGTGGATCTTCaaagcattggtttaagcgctGAAAAGCGAGTGAAAAACTAGCTGCATAATACAAGGTGTATAAAGATATGAGAGAGCAAGAGGCTTATCTCATAGCTGATCGAAGGAGATAATGGAGATGGCAACGACGCCAATCTTAcaattgaagacttcaaatctggtgATGGAAATATGGATTCCACAGATTTTGTTTAGATAgtctttttccaagaatttatgTAATGACATTTGCCTTAAACTATTATCAATAAAGACAATGGTTATACACTTTCACAACAAGACTCATACatagtaagtgtgatgtctaggagaGTAGTTGAGATAATGGTTCTTAAGAgagttttgctccaccgacatcttcTCTCACTTTCCTAGTCATGCTTAATTGCAGTTACTGAAAGGATTGAGTAATGACCATTAGTCGAGTATTGATTATAACTATTTGGACTAGATTTTGGTTtagaaattttgatgtaatcattggctattattgaaataaagtgtcgatttctATGTCTTGTGCATTGTTTAATTCAAGCTTTATTCATTTTTGGGTATGGAAGAACCCtttttaagttttaaagatattagagccaatggtttttatATGGAAACACATAATGAAAATGGATAAGTGttcatttgcattacctctaatgactacagacgTAAACgtgtattagagaaacttatataTGTACGTGTCGTTCTAGTGCATTATATGTAACTACTATTCTAATTGTTGAATCCAACaatgtcataagagatgacctttgggattcagacacatataggctttgacacaACAGGTTGGGACAACCTGGTCGTggtatgatgatccgtctattaaagacttcacaaggACATACTTCGAGtgaaacgaagcaagaatcaaacatTGAGTCATAGAGAAGCTCGGACCGCCGCCGTCATCCCCCTACAGCGAGCACTCGGACATGATGCCATATGTAGTGCCATGCTTCTATTCTCTGCTTCCGAAGTCGATTGCAACTTCGTGGCCCAACCataatcctcattggttacttctatGGCCcatcgctcattttgcaaagcctgttccttaagAGAATTAGGACCGAGACAGTCTTATGCAAAGAATATAAGTGttctcattatgttcttacatagaatccgaggggattctgtggaccgatttaaccaacttgcagaccatttagatattttatgaaGTTGGTTGACtcacaaacacgctggtcatgtgtCACGCTATCGtccactcataatgctgcttatgataaactcctagcccagatcatatggctacgagctcactacccagatcatcttaTTCAGTTAATtcaacttgataatgctggagagtttacattgaaacctttcgatgactattgcatatcattaaTTGGGGATTGATGtcggacatcatattctcatgtacacacccaaatggtatAACGGAAAGCCACTATTTAACTACTTCCTTTATTTGATTTCGGTTGTTGCGAAGATAGACCCAGCATGGGGGACGAAGTATAGGGATCAAGCTTATGCGCTTGCCGGAGATTTTATGAACTTACACAAGACAGTAGATGCAAAATATCCGCGGTTGAGAAACTTCGATCTTTATAGTTTACATTCATAGGCTGGAGGCCTAATAGAATTTGTAGACGgtgttggaaattttatgatttaaaattaaaattcattttatttttttggactaaattcagtttagtctcTCAAACTTTAGGCCAATCTTCACTTTGGTccctcatcttttttttttaatcacggtCGTCCCTGTTCTCCCAAATGTCATCAGCCTTGTCCAAATTTTAaatctctctccatttgtgacgTCAACTGCCGAGCTGGAGTCGACACTTGGGCCCACAAGTCAGATTTTGAACCTAAGTTTGGACAAAATGTCCAAATTGGCCCTGGTTACCGTTTTCCCTCCATTACAACCTTGATTAGGCGACCAGAAACTCAAAACCTAATCCCTAATCTCGAAAACACACTCTATCTATCTCTCATCTTCAACCTCTGGAAACCCAAATAAAAGAACCAAGATTAAAGTACCCAGATCAATAGGTCAGTGGATTAGAAATCGAATGTGACGGTAAACAACATGGCCGGGGCCGATGATGACTTGATTCCCTGATTGGAAAATGGAGGTGAGGATATTCCCAATTACAGTAAGTTAGGGTTTTGTTATAgtgaaatttagggttttattacggtgaaatttagggtttttttctaTCCATTACGGTGGTTTATTGTGTGACATTTCCTATtttaatttctgggtttttgaatTTAGGATTTTGTAGGCTATGGTTTAGGAAGCTTCTGAAATGTGATTTTCGAGAATTACAGAGGCTTGTCTAATTCTCTTTCATACAAATAAGAAGATTTGAATAATAGAAGGTCCATAATAGAATGTGTATGTGAAGCTCGTTAGGTAGCTGAAATAGAAGGTTTTTATAGTGGTCCTCATAAGTGCTGCTGTGGTCCTACATACCTAAGAATTCATTTTTTAGGATCTGAGTGGTTGGAAAACGTTGTAAACTGGGTTGGTGAGGATTTATGACTTTAAGTTTAGGACATTTGTGCTTGTGCTTTGTGATATTCTGTACTAGTTTTTGGAGTGTTGTACTTGTAGTTTTGAGTTATGTTGGTAAATGAGTTTGTTTATGGTCCTTTGTTTTGCAATGCAGTACATCCAGATTATTTTACCATGAAGGTATATCATGGTGGATATATAGATTACATAGAAAAATAAGTATGTTGGTGGAAGCATATCTTATTACGATCATGTGGACAAGGACAGGATAAGCTTGACTGAGGTAGATGGGATGGTGAGGAGTATTAATCATGCTTATGTTGGGAGAAGGATTGACTATTAGTACTCAATAAGATCTAAGGATGATGCAATAACGAAGTTGAACACTGACAAGGATGTGATCACAACGTGTTGTTGTGTGCCAGAGATAAGGGTGGTGATACTATATCTTGACCACAAGGATTTGTACGATgatcaacaagaagaagaacttgatgacttatttaTGTATGAGGACCAAGTACCAGAGTGGGGGTTTAGTCAAGCTACAACTAGTGGGGTTGTCATTGAGGAACTTCCTCATTCACCAAGGAAGCCAAGAACATTTGTGAAGATTGAAGAGCTCCCTCCTTCTCCTAAGAAGCAACCTGAGGTGGGCAATGAACAAAAGGCTAGAAGATTTAAAAGGTGTGCAGAAAGGAAGAAGATGCCTTATGTGATTATTAGGGAGCCTCAAGATGATGTTCCTACTCAACAGAGCAGAGCTCCAACCATTGATCCCAGTGATAAGGGAAAGAAGAAATTGGAGACTGAAGAAGTTGATGACTTTGATGATAGTTCTAATGGAATGGATGGACAAGATGATGGATGGGTTGAAGAAAAGGAATCTgaggaaaatgatgagtttTCTGGAGAAGA
It encodes:
- the LOC112167059 gene encoding UPF0481 protein At3g47200, with translation MILQLVRFFSNMSNLDQMGSSDIEKGKVDESVSIHQDRRGMTIEQWKHTFNYELLEAKSSPVPVSCCIFKVPEVLRRQEKEPYEPDVVSIGPFHRGVDKFQLVENVKKWYLNCLFLPLRQRQRQTVLNMDSLIESIRGQVIRARGYYSDPCYHLDQNDFIEMLILDGCFLIELFRKAPSEHADRQDKDDPIFNMPCMLEYLYHDLLLLENQLPWFVLESIYNLIEDGSPIAPLSQVVIDFFKNSVAEPKIFSYPNPKSPKVEILHILDLIRTSLVHDHLEHANQQKTPASKLVNHLPQRIPSAAALSEAGVKFREGPSGCILNITFKGGVFTIPPLAIDERTGPMFRNLMAYEQCYGSCKHMITSYAVLMDNLIDTNKDVDLLCEKHILANWLSADDASKFFNDLYNDTTVIDYVYKGVCDEVHSYRKVPWHKWRKKLKRDYFETPWSTTSFIAAFVLLVLTFLQTIYTLEPYYHPRPAHE